A genomic region of Salinibacter pepae contains the following coding sequences:
- a CDS encoding amidohydrolase has product MARRSLVLFAALALVGCSSSPTADLVLTNGTVATLDDDHGRVEALAAAGDTLLAVGSAAEMDRYVGANTRVVDLDGRLAVPGFIEGHGHYMGMGQAQMQLDLLGTASWGRVVSKVDSSADETASGAWVEGRGWHQEKWTSTPERMVRGFPTNARLNQVAPDTPVYLTHASGHAAIANDAALAAAGIGPDTPDPEGGTVVRGAQGRATGVLLETAAGLVQEALDASRSDMPPEQRRERRREQVRLAAEEALANGVTSFQDQGASFETIELYRTMAANDELGIRMYAMVSQGEVTPETQERLAEIRTVGAADHHLTVRAIGEVTVDGALGSRSAWMLEPYDDAPTDTGINVTPMERVRDIAEIALEEDYQIAVHAIGDRANRESLDLFASLFDQEGVEGEALRWRIEHAQHLHPDDVPRFADLGVIASMQAIHACSDAPYNYQRLGAQRVDQGAYPWNTLWADGAVVGNGTDVPVEKINPLASLHCTVARQVPGTDTTFTPDETLTRRRALQSYTINNARMAFEEDVKGTLTPGKLADVTVLSKNILTGPPERLREATVDYTIVGGEVAYANE; this is encoded by the coding sequence ATGGCCCGCCGGTCGCTTGTCCTTTTCGCTGCCCTTGCCCTGGTGGGCTGTTCGTCGTCCCCGACGGCCGACCTCGTGCTGACAAATGGAACTGTCGCCACGCTCGACGACGACCACGGGCGAGTGGAGGCCCTGGCCGCCGCGGGCGATACCCTCCTGGCCGTCGGCAGTGCCGCCGAGATGGACCGCTACGTGGGGGCAAACACCCGGGTCGTGGACCTCGACGGGCGCCTCGCCGTGCCTGGCTTCATCGAAGGGCACGGCCACTACATGGGCATGGGGCAGGCACAGATGCAACTCGACCTTCTGGGCACCGCGTCGTGGGGGCGGGTGGTGTCGAAGGTGGACTCGTCCGCCGACGAGACGGCCTCCGGCGCATGGGTGGAGGGGCGCGGCTGGCACCAAGAAAAATGGACCTCGACGCCCGAGCGCATGGTGCGCGGCTTCCCGACGAACGCGCGTCTCAACCAGGTGGCGCCCGACACCCCGGTGTACCTGACCCACGCCAGCGGCCACGCCGCCATCGCCAACGACGCGGCCCTGGCGGCGGCGGGGATCGGGCCGGACACGCCCGACCCGGAGGGGGGCACCGTCGTGCGGGGCGCACAGGGGCGGGCGACCGGCGTGCTTCTCGAAACGGCGGCCGGGCTGGTCCAGGAGGCCCTCGACGCGTCGCGGAGCGATATGCCCCCGGAGCAGCGTCGCGAGCGGCGCCGCGAGCAGGTGCGCCTCGCCGCCGAGGAGGCGCTCGCGAATGGCGTGACGAGCTTTCAGGACCAGGGGGCCTCGTTTGAGACCATCGAGCTGTACCGCACGATGGCCGCGAACGACGAGCTCGGCATTCGGATGTACGCGATGGTGTCGCAGGGCGAGGTGACGCCCGAGACCCAAGAGCGCCTGGCCGAGATCCGCACAGTGGGGGCCGCCGACCACCACCTGACGGTCCGCGCCATTGGGGAGGTGACGGTCGACGGCGCCCTCGGCTCCCGCAGCGCCTGGATGCTGGAGCCGTACGACGACGCCCCGACCGACACGGGCATCAACGTGACGCCGATGGAGCGCGTCCGCGACATCGCGGAGATTGCGCTTGAAGAGGACTACCAGATCGCCGTGCACGCGATCGGCGACCGCGCCAATCGGGAAAGCCTCGACCTGTTCGCGTCCCTCTTCGACCAGGAAGGAGTGGAGGGCGAGGCGCTCCGCTGGCGCATTGAGCATGCCCAGCACCTCCACCCGGACGACGTTCCGCGCTTTGCCGACCTCGGGGTGATTGCTTCCATGCAGGCCATTCACGCCTGCTCCGATGCCCCGTACAATTACCAGCGCCTCGGGGCCCAGCGGGTGGACCAGGGGGCCTACCCCTGGAACACGCTGTGGGCGGATGGGGCCGTGGTGGGCAACGGCACCGACGTGCCCGTCGAGAAGATCAATCCCCTCGCGAGTCTGCACTGCACCGTGGCCCGCCAGGTGCCCGGGACCGACACGACGTTCACCCCCGACGAGACCCTCACGCGTCGGCGGGCGCTCCAGTCCTACACGATCAACAACGCCCGCATGGCGTTCGAGGAGGACGTGAAGGGCACCCTCACCCCTGGCAAGCTGGCCGACGTGACGGTGCTCTCCAAAAACATCCTGACGGGCCCGCCGGAGCGGCTCCGGGAGGCGACGGTCGACTACACGATCGTGGGGGGAGAGGTGGCCTACGCCAACGAGTGA
- the lat gene encoding L-lysine 6-transaminase, protein MEAVSPNSVRPAEVKELLSEHMLTKGMMPMVLDMEASQGVRLHDQKSGRSLIDLFGFYASNPLGMNHPKMSGDEAFMERLVDAALNKVTNSDVMTGHMARFVDTFDRVGIPDYLPYTFFISGGALAVENALKTAFDWKVRKNHQKGYRREVGHQVLHLDQAFHGRTGYTMSLTNTADPRKTMFFPKFDWPRITNPKVHFPLDADEQERVRAHEEEALRQAKRHFHEREDQIAAVILEPIQGEGGDNHFRPAFLRDLKALAHENDTLLVFDEVQSGVGITGEFWAHQALGVKPDIMAFGKKSQVCGILAGRKLDEVDDHVFETPSRINSTWGGNIVDMVRFDRILEIMEEEQLVDHAGRVGTHLQHRLHELAEEFPAVSNVRGEGLMTAFTLPSTEYRDHVAQQTYEEGAIILGCGDRSIRFRTPLTITEDEVDEGMACIRRALKTMASAHGPHADETRSHAQ, encoded by the coding sequence ATGGAAGCGGTTTCCCCAAACTCGGTTCGTCCTGCTGAGGTCAAAGAGCTTCTGTCCGAGCACATGCTGACGAAGGGCATGATGCCCATGGTGCTCGACATGGAGGCGAGTCAGGGCGTCCGGCTGCACGACCAGAAAAGCGGCCGCTCACTCATCGACCTGTTCGGCTTTTACGCCTCGAACCCCCTCGGGATGAACCATCCGAAGATGAGTGGGGACGAGGCGTTCATGGAGCGGCTGGTGGACGCGGCCCTCAACAAGGTGACCAACTCCGACGTCATGACCGGACACATGGCGCGGTTCGTGGACACCTTCGACCGGGTGGGCATTCCGGACTACCTGCCGTACACGTTCTTCATCTCCGGCGGGGCCCTGGCCGTGGAGAACGCGCTGAAGACGGCGTTCGACTGGAAGGTGCGCAAGAACCATCAGAAGGGATACCGCCGCGAGGTGGGGCACCAGGTGCTGCACCTGGACCAGGCCTTTCACGGGCGCACGGGCTACACCATGTCGCTCACGAACACGGCCGACCCGCGGAAGACGATGTTCTTCCCGAAGTTCGACTGGCCGCGCATCACGAACCCGAAGGTCCACTTTCCGCTCGATGCCGACGAGCAGGAGCGCGTGCGGGCCCACGAGGAGGAGGCCCTCCGACAGGCCAAGCGCCACTTTCACGAGCGCGAGGACCAGATTGCCGCCGTCATTCTGGAGCCGATCCAAGGAGAAGGGGGCGACAACCACTTCCGGCCCGCCTTTCTGCGAGACCTGAAGGCCCTGGCCCACGAGAACGACACCCTACTCGTGTTTGACGAGGTGCAGAGTGGCGTCGGCATCACGGGCGAGTTCTGGGCGCACCAGGCCCTGGGCGTAAAGCCCGACATCATGGCGTTCGGCAAGAAGTCGCAGGTGTGCGGCATCCTGGCCGGGCGCAAGCTCGACGAGGTGGACGATCATGTTTTCGAGACGCCCAGCCGCATCAACTCCACGTGGGGCGGCAACATCGTGGACATGGTACGCTTCGACCGCATCCTCGAAATCATGGAGGAGGAGCAGCTCGTGGACCACGCGGGACGGGTGGGGACGCACCTCCAGCACCGGCTGCACGAACTGGCGGAGGAGTTCCCGGCCGTGTCCAACGTGCGGGGCGAGGGCCTCATGACGGCCTTTACGCTTCCGAGCACCGAGTACCGCGACCATGTGGCCCAGCAGACGTACGAGGAGGGGGCCATCATTCTCGGGTGCGGCGACCGGTCCATCCGCTTCCGCACGCCGCTCACAATCACGGAGGATGAGGTGGACGAGGGCATGGCCTGCATCCGCCGCGCGCTAAAGACGATGGCGAGTGCGCACGGCCCACACGCCGACGAGACGCGGTCCCACGCCCAGTAG
- the recN gene encoding DNA repair protein RecN, with the protein MLQSLSVQDYALIKELEMEFESGLNIITGATGAGKSILIGALRMILGERANTDVVREGTSKAVVEGIFDDADTERIRAVLRENEIPTDPLPRVILRRRITERGSRGFVNDTPATLDVMRTVAGELIDLHGQHEHQSLLHTETHLRLLDSFGGLSGLVESYREQRSRVATLVDEREALAARERELRQQKELYEFQIEEIDAVDPQPGEEDELRAEQRVLENAEHLYASTKELYERLFESEDALHDQLVISRNDLQDLARIDDAFEEHVDEIESARIIVSELANFLQDYNAHVEFDPERLQDIRERTTEIEKLKRKYGGSLEAVLEHRREIGEKYELAQDFEGNLERLDAQIDEAKADLTDVAQRLSQKRREVATRIEDAILAELGTLGMPDSQFEVRFTRQEDPDGWIQPDDADAHYRAFQKGMDQVEFFISTNVGVSPMPLAEVASGGEISRIMLALKTILAKSERLPILVFDEIDVGISGNMARRVGESMHDLARYHQIITITHLPQIAALGDCHFKVEKIVEDGTTKTTIHRLDEDEQATQVASLISGEDITDAALASARELMAAGEREE; encoded by the coding sequence ATGCTGCAGTCGTTGTCCGTTCAGGACTATGCCCTGATCAAGGAGCTGGAGATGGAGTTCGAGAGCGGGCTGAACATCATCACGGGCGCCACGGGGGCCGGCAAGTCGATCCTGATCGGGGCGCTGCGCATGATTCTGGGCGAGCGGGCCAACACCGACGTGGTGCGGGAGGGCACCTCGAAGGCGGTCGTGGAGGGCATCTTCGACGACGCGGACACCGAGCGCATCCGGGCCGTCCTCCGGGAAAACGAGATTCCCACCGATCCCCTCCCCCGCGTCATCCTGCGCCGCCGCATCACGGAGCGGGGCAGCCGCGGCTTCGTGAACGACACCCCGGCCACGCTCGACGTGATGCGGACGGTGGCCGGCGAGCTGATCGACCTGCACGGCCAGCACGAGCACCAGAGCCTCCTCCACACCGAAACCCACCTCCGCCTGCTCGACAGCTTCGGCGGGCTGAGCGGGCTCGTCGAAAGCTACCGGGAACAGCGGAGCCGGGTGGCCACCCTCGTGGACGAGCGCGAGGCGCTGGCCGCCCGCGAGCGGGAGCTGCGGCAGCAGAAGGAGCTGTACGAGTTTCAGATCGAGGAGATTGACGCCGTCGACCCCCAGCCCGGCGAGGAGGACGAGCTGCGGGCCGAGCAGCGCGTGCTCGAAAACGCCGAGCACCTCTACGCCTCCACCAAGGAGCTCTACGAGCGGCTCTTCGAGAGCGAGGACGCGCTGCACGATCAGCTCGTGATCTCGCGCAACGACCTGCAGGACCTTGCCCGCATCGACGACGCGTTCGAGGAGCACGTCGACGAGATCGAGTCGGCCCGCATCATCGTCAGCGAGCTGGCCAACTTCCTGCAGGACTACAACGCCCACGTCGAGTTCGACCCGGAGCGCCTGCAGGACATTCGGGAGCGCACCACGGAGATCGAGAAGCTGAAGCGGAAGTACGGGGGCAGCCTGGAGGCCGTCCTGGAGCACCGGCGCGAAATCGGCGAGAAGTACGAGCTGGCCCAGGACTTTGAGGGCAACCTGGAGCGCCTCGACGCGCAGATCGACGAGGCGAAGGCGGACCTGACGGACGTGGCGCAGCGCCTTTCCCAGAAGCGCCGCGAGGTGGCCACCCGGATCGAAGACGCCATCCTCGCGGAGCTGGGCACGCTCGGGATGCCCGACAGCCAGTTCGAGGTGCGCTTCACGCGACAGGAGGACCCCGACGGGTGGATCCAGCCCGACGACGCGGACGCCCACTACCGGGCGTTTCAGAAGGGGATGGACCAGGTCGAGTTCTTCATTTCCACCAACGTCGGCGTGTCCCCCATGCCCCTCGCCGAGGTCGCGTCCGGCGGCGAGATCAGCCGCATCATGCTCGCGCTCAAGACGATCCTCGCCAAGAGCGAGCGGCTCCCCATCCTCGTGTTCGACGAGATCGACGTGGGCATCTCCGGCAACATGGCCCGCCGCGTGGGCGAGAGCATGCACGACCTGGCCCGCTACCACCAGATCATCACGATCACGCACCTTCCCCAGATCGCCGCCCTCGGAGACTGCCACTTCAAGGTGGAAAAGATCGTGGAGGACGGCACCACGAAAACCACGATCCACCGGCTCGACGAGGACGAGCAGGCCACGCAGGTCGCCTCCCTCATCAGCGGCGAGGACATCACCGACGCCGCCCTCGCGAGCGCCCGCGAACTGATGGCCGCCGGCGAGCGCGAGGAGTGA
- the secA gene encoding preprotein translocase subunit SecA, translated as MFEWIKNLFGDPNERELNKLWPIVEEINDHYEELQDLTDDELRAKTDAFRAEIREAVADIEARQDEIREKLKRAPGLEGPVGGDGQVTEMEGEALSLDERDALYDEFDELEEEWQDVVEDTLWELLPEAFAVVKETCRRMLGETWRAGGSKIEWDMVPYDVQILGAIVLHQGRIAEMKTGEGKTLAAVMPLYLNALTGRGCQLVTVNDYLAERDTEWMGPIYEFHGLTVDCVNRYDPHTEGRKEAYEADITYGTNNEIGFDYLRDNSFVVRPEQLMQRGHHYAIIDEIDSVLIDEARTPLIISGPVPDQENDEYRELRDPVEQLVEAQRRLVRSFVKETRELLEEKAEAEEEGDSRRAQELEDEAGLSLFRASRGYPKNRQLQKLLNEPGMERLRQKTENFYLQENAKRMPFVDEELYFSVDEKKQTVEMTEKGQAYIAKIMDASEDLFVLPVVGDKIAEVEDEYQKKVDELEEALQEEDLPQEKRENKYMNDKRELEKELQEAKREIYNTYSERAERVHAIEQLLKAFTLYERDTEYIVQEGKVQIVDEHTGRVMEGRRYSEGLHEALEAKEEVEIQNATQTYASVTLQNYFRMYDKLSGMTGTAETEAEEFNEIYDLDVVVVPTHEPVRRDDKDDLVFQTKREKYNAIVEKVKEYNKRGQPVLVGSASVEVSETISRTLEREGIPHNVLNAKQDRAKEEAQIVAEAGQKGSVTIATNMAGRGTDIQITDEVRELGGLAILGSERHESRRIDLQLRGRAGRQGDPGESQFYVSLEDDLMRLFGSDRVAKVMDSMGIEEGEVITHPWINKSIKRAQSKVEQNNFAIRKRQLEYDDVLNSQREVIYKRRREALTGERFHGQVLNMLYEYIEALVERHYGQGNIAGLREDLLRTLAFDLEMDREEFVQLGEDGVVDHVYDVATDYYRQKRANIAQPFYQTLRDLNQERGDDMIEQVFVDFTDGQDAIRAVADVDEALETNGEEINEALERTAMLQTIDEKWTDHLRELDELKEGIGLRSFGRKDPVVEYKMEAFDLFSDMMAEIGQEVVSLVFRAGPVVDDEVQTTGEGPKGRLSQRNAQTQHDSAQPDYSIDADGDGGGGQEGEAAERDPTVEEKQPVTVADEPGRNEYVTVRNNANGETTEMKWKYAKKKINQGGWSLVS; from the coding sequence ATGTTTGAATGGATCAAGAATCTGTTCGGCGACCCGAATGAGCGGGAGCTCAATAAGCTCTGGCCCATCGTCGAAGAGATCAACGACCATTACGAGGAGCTTCAGGACCTCACGGACGACGAGCTCCGCGCCAAGACCGACGCGTTTCGGGCAGAGATTCGGGAGGCCGTGGCCGACATCGAAGCGCGGCAGGACGAGATTCGGGAAAAGCTGAAACGGGCCCCCGGCCTGGAGGGCCCCGTCGGCGGGGACGGACAGGTAACCGAGATGGAGGGCGAGGCCCTCTCCCTCGACGAGCGGGACGCCCTGTACGATGAGTTTGACGAGCTCGAGGAGGAGTGGCAGGACGTCGTGGAGGACACGCTGTGGGAGCTGCTCCCCGAGGCGTTCGCCGTCGTGAAGGAGACGTGCCGCCGCATGCTCGGCGAGACGTGGAGGGCCGGCGGCTCGAAGATTGAATGGGACATGGTGCCCTACGACGTGCAGATCCTGGGCGCCATCGTGCTCCACCAGGGCCGCATCGCGGAGATGAAGACCGGCGAGGGAAAGACGCTGGCCGCCGTGATGCCCCTCTACCTCAACGCCCTCACGGGCCGGGGCTGCCAGCTCGTGACGGTCAACGACTACCTCGCCGAGCGGGACACCGAGTGGATGGGGCCCATCTACGAGTTTCACGGCCTCACGGTCGACTGCGTCAACCGCTACGACCCGCACACGGAGGGCCGCAAGGAGGCGTACGAGGCCGACATCACGTACGGCACCAACAACGAGATCGGCTTCGACTACCTGCGGGACAACTCGTTCGTCGTGCGCCCCGAGCAGCTGATGCAACGGGGCCACCACTATGCCATCATCGACGAGATCGACTCGGTCCTGATCGACGAGGCCCGCACGCCGCTTATCATCAGCGGCCCGGTGCCCGACCAGGAGAACGACGAGTACCGGGAGCTGCGCGACCCGGTGGAGCAGCTCGTGGAGGCCCAGCGCCGCCTCGTGCGGTCGTTCGTGAAGGAGACGCGCGAGCTGCTGGAGGAGAAAGCAGAAGCCGAAGAAGAAGGCGACTCGCGACGCGCCCAGGAGCTGGAGGACGAGGCGGGCCTGTCCCTCTTCCGGGCCTCCCGCGGCTACCCCAAGAACCGTCAGCTCCAGAAGCTCCTCAACGAGCCCGGCATGGAGCGCCTGCGGCAGAAGACCGAGAACTTCTACCTGCAGGAGAACGCCAAGCGCATGCCGTTCGTCGACGAGGAGCTCTACTTCTCGGTCGACGAGAAGAAGCAGACCGTGGAGATGACGGAGAAGGGCCAGGCGTACATTGCCAAGATTATGGACGCGTCGGAGGACCTGTTCGTCCTCCCCGTCGTCGGCGACAAGATTGCCGAGGTCGAGGACGAGTACCAGAAGAAGGTCGACGAGCTGGAGGAGGCGCTCCAGGAGGAAGACCTGCCTCAGGAGAAGCGCGAGAACAAGTACATGAACGACAAGCGGGAGCTGGAGAAGGAGCTCCAGGAGGCAAAGCGCGAGATCTACAACACCTATTCGGAGCGGGCCGAGCGCGTCCACGCCATCGAGCAGCTTCTCAAGGCGTTCACCCTGTACGAGCGCGACACCGAGTACATCGTGCAGGAGGGCAAGGTACAGATCGTCGACGAGCACACCGGACGCGTCATGGAGGGGCGCCGCTACTCAGAAGGGCTCCACGAGGCGCTGGAGGCGAAGGAAGAGGTCGAGATTCAGAACGCCACGCAGACCTACGCCTCCGTCACGCTCCAGAACTACTTCCGCATGTACGACAAGCTGTCCGGCATGACCGGCACGGCGGAGACGGAGGCGGAGGAGTTCAACGAGATCTACGACCTGGACGTGGTGGTCGTCCCCACCCACGAGCCGGTGCGGCGGGACGACAAGGACGACCTCGTCTTTCAGACGAAGCGGGAGAAGTACAACGCCATCGTCGAGAAGGTCAAGGAGTACAACAAGCGCGGCCAGCCGGTGCTCGTGGGCTCGGCCTCGGTGGAGGTGTCCGAGACGATCAGCCGCACCCTCGAGCGGGAAGGCATCCCCCACAACGTGCTCAACGCCAAGCAGGACCGGGCCAAGGAGGAGGCCCAGATCGTGGCCGAGGCCGGGCAGAAGGGCTCCGTCACGATCGCCACGAACATGGCGGGGCGCGGGACCGACATCCAGATTACCGACGAGGTGCGCGAGCTCGGCGGGCTGGCCATCCTGGGCTCGGAGCGCCACGAAAGCCGTCGCATCGACCTTCAGCTGCGCGGCCGCGCCGGGCGCCAGGGCGACCCGGGCGAGAGCCAGTTCTACGTCTCCCTCGAGGACGACCTGATGCGCCTCTTCGGCTCGGACCGAGTGGCAAAGGTCATGGACAGCATGGGCATCGAGGAGGGTGAGGTCATCACGCACCCCTGGATCAACAAGAGCATCAAGCGGGCGCAGTCGAAGGTGGAGCAGAACAACTTCGCCATCCGGAAGCGCCAGCTGGAGTACGACGACGTGCTCAACTCGCAGCGCGAGGTCATCTACAAGCGCCGCCGCGAGGCCCTCACCGGCGAGCGGTTCCACGGCCAGGTGCTCAACATGCTCTACGAGTACATCGAGGCGCTCGTGGAGCGGCACTACGGGCAGGGCAACATCGCGGGCCTGCGGGAGGACCTCCTCCGCACCCTCGCCTTCGACCTGGAGATGGACCGCGAGGAGTTCGTGCAGCTCGGGGAGGACGGCGTCGTGGACCACGTCTACGACGTGGCCACCGACTACTACCGACAGAAGCGCGCCAACATTGCTCAGCCGTTCTACCAGACGCTGCGCGACCTGAATCAGGAACGCGGCGACGACATGATCGAGCAGGTGTTCGTCGACTTCACCGACGGCCAGGACGCGATCCGGGCCGTGGCGGACGTCGACGAGGCCCTTGAGACGAACGGGGAGGAGATCAACGAGGCGCTCGAGCGCACCGCCATGCTCCAGACGATCGACGAGAAGTGGACCGACCACCTGCGCGAGCTCGACGAGCTGAAGGAGGGCATCGGCCTCCGCTCGTTCGGGCGCAAGGACCCGGTCGTGGAGTACAAGATGGAGGCGTTCGACCTCTTCTCCGACATGATGGCCGAGATCGGCCAGGAGGTCGTTTCCCTCGTCTTCCGCGCCGGGCCGGTGGTCGACGACGAGGTGCAGACCACGGGCGAGGGGCCGAAGGGCCGTCTCAGCCAGCGCAACGCCCAGACCCAGCACGACTCCGCCCAGCCGGACTACAGCATCGACGCCGACGGCGACGGGGGCGGGGGCCAGGAGGGCGAGGCCGCCGAGCGCGACCCGACCGTCGAGGAGAAGCAGCCGGTGACCGTGGCCGACGAGCCGGGCCGCAACGAGTACGTCACCGTCCGCAACAACGCCAACGGCGAGACCACGGAGATGAAGTGGAAGTACGCCAAGAAGAAGATCAATCAGGGCGGCTGGTCCCTGGTGTCGTGA
- a CDS encoding universal stress protein, translating to MLVVNKILVPHDFTPASARVLPHGLALAAKMKARFYVLHVTDRSDAPYPARDLPAVRKTLQRTGAVSEEALRAVPIEGVSRTDGGVAETIHRFADEEEIDLIALGTRGREGARRLLLGSVGETVIRRAERPVLALRGKGVGTPPVPGMLDRILVPVDFSENAREAARVAAEWARVFDARVDLLHVVTGSSASPPEQAPSVSDEEHAGPQKKARRALARMGRGLGALGVPVAVHVRSGAAASTIAAFAEAEEADAIVMSTRGRTGLERFLLGSVAEAVIRHVPCPVLTVRTYGRSIRALAD from the coding sequence ATGCTTGTTGTCAATAAAATTCTGGTGCCCCACGACTTTACGCCCGCCTCGGCCCGGGTGCTGCCCCATGGACTCGCCCTCGCCGCGAAGATGAAGGCGCGGTTTTATGTGCTTCACGTGACCGATCGGTCCGACGCCCCCTACCCGGCCCGAGACCTGCCGGCCGTCCGAAAGACGCTGCAACGGACCGGGGCGGTCTCGGAAGAGGCCCTGCGCGCGGTGCCCATTGAGGGCGTGTCCCGCACCGACGGCGGCGTGGCCGAGACCATCCACCGCTTCGCCGACGAGGAAGAGATCGACCTAATTGCCCTCGGCACGCGGGGCCGGGAGGGGGCCCGCCGGCTTCTGCTGGGGAGCGTGGGCGAGACGGTGATCCGCCGCGCCGAACGCCCGGTGCTCGCCCTGCGCGGGAAGGGCGTTGGCACTCCGCCCGTGCCCGGAATGCTGGACCGCATCCTCGTGCCCGTGGATTTTTCGGAGAATGCGCGGGAGGCCGCACGGGTGGCGGCGGAGTGGGCCCGCGTCTTCGACGCACGGGTAGACCTCCTGCACGTCGTGACGGGCAGTTCGGCGTCGCCCCCTGAACAGGCGCCGTCCGTTTCGGACGAGGAGCACGCTGGCCCTCAGAAAAAGGCCCGACGGGCACTGGCGAGGATGGGCCGAGGGCTGGGGGCCCTGGGCGTTCCGGTGGCGGTGCACGTCCGATCCGGCGCGGCCGCGTCCACGATCGCTGCATTCGCCGAGGCCGAGGAGGCGGACGCCATCGTCATGTCGACGCGGGGGCGGACGGGGCTGGAGCGGTTCCTGCTCGGCAGCGTGGCGGAGGCCGTGATCCGGCACGTGCCCTGTCCCGTGCTCACGGTGCGGACGTACGGCCGGTCCATCCGGGCGCTCGCGGACTGA
- a CDS encoding tyrosine-type recombinase/integrase encodes MPDDTSSPGPELELSLRELRDHLQAFQDDYLEDKSDETVGTYRRSLNSFEKWFVQQNTFRFTEDGVREYKRYLMEDRDLSQVSVSTYLTALRRFCQYLTDIGALTENPATGVKGNRRPETHSRSVLTESDIEELEAVVDDATQIDKRDHAIISLMLYAGLSEIEIVRADVEDLEHTLMGPVLRVQGKGREVKDQEAPLDPPVLEAVEAYLDTRDDVHPEDPLFVSHGHRSKGQRLQTRSVRSRINGYLKEAGIKRKGVTPHSLTHTAALLWLNDGMPLEEVKERMRHGTLDTTMIYYKKQGLLKRDPADLEELDV; translated from the coding sequence ATGCCCGACGACACATCCTCACCCGGCCCGGAGCTGGAGCTCTCCCTCCGGGAATTGCGCGACCACCTGCAGGCCTTCCAGGACGACTACCTGGAGGACAAAAGCGACGAGACGGTGGGCACGTACCGCCGCTCCCTGAACTCGTTTGAGAAGTGGTTCGTCCAGCAGAACACCTTCCGGTTCACCGAGGACGGGGTGCGCGAGTATAAGCGCTACCTGATGGAGGACCGCGACCTGAGCCAGGTCTCCGTGTCCACCTACCTGACAGCCCTACGGCGCTTCTGCCAGTACCTGACCGACATCGGCGCGCTGACCGAAAACCCGGCCACGGGCGTGAAGGGCAACCGGCGGCCCGAGACGCACTCCCGCTCCGTGCTCACGGAGTCCGACATCGAAGAGCTGGAGGCAGTCGTGGACGACGCGACCCAGATCGACAAGCGCGACCACGCCATCATCTCGCTCATGCTCTACGCGGGCCTTAGCGAGATCGAGATCGTGCGGGCCGACGTGGAGGACCTGGAGCACACCCTCATGGGCCCGGTGCTACGCGTGCAGGGCAAGGGGCGCGAGGTCAAGGACCAGGAGGCGCCGCTCGATCCGCCCGTGCTGGAAGCCGTGGAGGCGTACCTCGACACCCGCGACGACGTGCACCCCGAGGATCCGCTGTTTGTCTCGCACGGCCACCGGTCGAAGGGACAGCGGCTCCAAACCCGGTCGGTGCGAAGCCGCATCAACGGCTACCTCAAGGAGGCCGGCATCAAGCGCAAGGGGGTCACGCCGCACAGCCTCACCCATACGGCCGCCCTCCTCTGGCTCAACGACGGCATGCCGCTCGAAGAGGTGAAGGAGCGCATGCGCCACGGCACCCTGGACACGACGATGATCTACTACAAGAAGCAGGGCCTCCTCAAACGCGACCCGGCGGACCTGGAGGAGCTGGACGTGTAG